In one Arenibacter antarcticus genomic region, the following are encoded:
- a CDS encoding Dabb family protein, giving the protein MTRHYGMFQFKEGISEAEIENCFANMKAMVGKIPGLLDMEHGPYDSTEGLNDGYTHGFIMTFDSPEAREAYLPHPIHEKVKDVVLPKLERAVVFDFNV; this is encoded by the coding sequence ATGACAAGACATTACGGAATGTTCCAATTTAAGGAAGGGATAAGTGAAGCGGAAATTGAAAATTGCTTTGCCAATATGAAAGCAATGGTAGGAAAAATACCGGGGTTGTTGGACATGGAACACGGCCCATATGATAGTACGGAAGGACTTAACGACGGCTACACCCATGGTTTTATCATGACCTTCGATAGCCCAGAAGCCAGAGAGGCATATCTACCCCATCCCATTCACGAAAAGGTGAAAGACGTGGTACTACCAAAATTGGAGCGGGCCGTTGTTTTTGACTTTAATGTTTAA
- a CDS encoding c-type cytochrome, with protein MKIKNLLFLYSVVIVLSCLGCKERSSTSQTMDATGTEYPDYNRKTQSARTEIYSPEKELAGFQVPEGFVVELVASERDGVVNPIHMAFDDAGRLWTQTAEMYPLDPVSDIGWQDLLKLMDNPAAQEKDPNFKRIFDLYRGKTKGEDKILVLSGLYGKKGVKTTVWADGLAIPQSILPYKNGSYVAQGSELFFLEDTDNDGKADKRTPLFTGFGITDTHTMAHVLVRGPGDWIHFSQGALNKGEVSSLVSDAKIRLDYSKIARFSLDSKKIELVSSGLNNIWGFKLRGNGQWYGMEANDLGYSVVPMEIGTGFPGIGNERLRPYQPWMPELHKFRVGGTGVSGVAFADDLEGSFPEEWKDVAFIANPITSAINAVKIERNNDGTVSAEHLPDFLISKDDWFRPVNMAFGPDGCLYIADWYNKIVSHNEVSTSHPDRDKSHGRIWRIRHKSQKPREIPNFHEVPTNELVGYLKSPSIWAKRAAWHQISDRPIQETKELATDLVSLASDSSQHEVTRIMALWSLEGIKHYDQSLIISLLNTQLDNLRREAVRSLQSFSLSTDELASLLTKPSKDSNPMVRSQVLRTLEAVNTANTATIGLLVGACRPPLDGNAMGGAYERNFERFLARKALENYPKELLAFIQSPKVAQYDTSNLIWASQALPKEEREQVFVDLWKKSDNQGFDEATFIIVAGMLENRSVLDIVLPVLEDNNKAHEHVSLTLKNLASVQSMELSKALKGPIKSLLKSEDLSEQMLGLEAVGKLNIQGLRNEVLSLIDKTSSPEMIKLVMSALKKSPSENKATFIQIAKLDDLDIELRATAVQTVAVADVNSALNIMEDWLPNLDVAQKKTVVKTIATSKEGGALLKQLLDKELISANEFDLSSAEKVVQYEPEDEKGVQLFEQVKKRIEEEKKGLESRLDRFMAIAEKGEGKPENGEKLFQTCLLCHSVGNKGYDYAPALDGSALRENEALLTAILDPDAALESSYAIYRVTKNDGSNIEGYLVKKDDRGTTIGFMGGTTQFIQASEIRFEGFMGGRSFMPKGLIDNYSDEQVSDLLAFIKTLK; from the coding sequence ATGAAAATCAAGAACTTATTATTTTTATACAGCGTTGTCATAGTCTTGTCCTGCCTGGGATGTAAAGAAAGGTCATCTACATCCCAAACTATGGATGCTACAGGGACCGAATACCCAGATTACAACCGTAAGACACAGTCCGCAAGGACAGAAATCTATTCTCCAGAAAAAGAATTGGCCGGGTTCCAAGTTCCGGAAGGCTTCGTTGTAGAATTGGTTGCCAGTGAAAGGGACGGCGTAGTCAATCCTATCCATATGGCATTTGATGATGCGGGAAGGTTGTGGACACAGACTGCGGAGATGTATCCTCTGGACCCTGTCTCCGATATAGGATGGCAGGATTTGCTAAAACTTATGGATAATCCTGCAGCCCAGGAAAAAGACCCCAATTTTAAAAGAATTTTTGATCTGTACCGGGGCAAGACCAAAGGAGAAGATAAAATTCTAGTGCTTTCCGGTCTATATGGGAAAAAAGGAGTAAAAACAACTGTATGGGCAGACGGACTTGCCATACCACAGAGCATATTGCCCTATAAAAATGGAAGTTATGTGGCCCAGGGTTCTGAATTGTTTTTCCTAGAAGATACGGACAATGATGGTAAGGCCGACAAACGTACGCCTTTGTTCACCGGATTTGGGATTACCGATACTCATACCATGGCCCATGTACTGGTGCGAGGTCCTGGGGATTGGATTCATTTTAGTCAAGGTGCCTTGAACAAAGGGGAGGTGAGTTCCCTGGTAAGTGATGCCAAAATCCGTTTGGATTACAGCAAAATAGCCCGGTTTTCCTTGGATTCCAAAAAGATAGAGCTGGTCAGTTCGGGCCTGAATAATATTTGGGGCTTTAAGCTCAGGGGCAATGGCCAATGGTATGGAATGGAAGCCAACGACCTGGGGTATTCTGTGGTCCCGATGGAAATAGGGACGGGTTTCCCCGGTATTGGCAACGAACGTCTACGGCCATACCAGCCTTGGATGCCAGAATTGCATAAATTCCGTGTCGGGGGAACAGGAGTTTCCGGAGTTGCTTTTGCGGACGATCTAGAAGGGAGCTTCCCGGAGGAATGGAAAGATGTGGCCTTTATTGCAAATCCTATTACCAGTGCCATCAACGCAGTCAAGATAGAGCGCAACAACGATGGTACCGTTTCTGCAGAACACCTGCCAGATTTTTTGATCTCAAAAGATGATTGGTTCAGGCCGGTGAACATGGCGTTTGGTCCTGATGGGTGTTTATATATTGCGGATTGGTACAATAAGATCGTCTCTCATAATGAAGTGTCGACTTCGCATCCGGACCGTGATAAATCCCATGGACGTATTTGGCGGATCCGCCATAAATCCCAAAAACCACGGGAAATTCCCAATTTTCATGAGGTCCCAACAAATGAACTGGTCGGTTATTTAAAATCTCCATCAATTTGGGCGAAAAGGGCTGCTTGGCACCAGATCAGTGACCGTCCTATCCAAGAGACCAAAGAGCTGGCCACGGACCTTGTGTCACTTGCTTCCGATAGTTCACAGCACGAAGTAACCCGAATCATGGCTCTTTGGTCCTTGGAAGGAATAAAACATTATGACCAATCGCTGATAATATCATTATTAAATACCCAATTGGATAATCTTAGAAGAGAGGCGGTCCGCTCCCTCCAATCCTTTTCCCTAAGTACCGATGAACTTGCCTCCTTGCTAACAAAGCCTTCCAAGGATAGTAATCCTATGGTTAGGTCTCAAGTGCTAAGGACGTTGGAAGCGGTAAATACAGCGAATACCGCGACCATTGGCCTTTTGGTCGGGGCCTGTAGGCCACCTCTAGATGGTAATGCCATGGGCGGGGCATACGAACGCAATTTTGAAAGATTTTTGGCCAGGAAGGCCCTTGAGAACTATCCAAAAGAGCTGTTGGCTTTTATCCAATCTCCCAAAGTTGCCCAATACGACACCTCCAATTTAATTTGGGCGAGTCAGGCATTGCCAAAAGAAGAAAGGGAACAGGTCTTTGTAGATTTATGGAAGAAATCTGACAACCAGGGTTTTGATGAAGCTACTTTTATAATTGTGGCCGGGATGCTGGAGAACAGGAGCGTACTGGATATTGTACTACCAGTTTTGGAAGATAATAATAAAGCCCACGAACATGTTTCGCTCACCCTTAAAAACTTAGCATCGGTGCAATCCATGGAATTGTCGAAGGCTTTGAAGGGTCCCATAAAATCGTTATTGAAAAGCGAGGACCTCTCCGAGCAGATGTTGGGATTGGAAGCTGTCGGAAAATTAAATATCCAGGGCTTAAGAAACGAGGTATTGTCTTTGATCGATAAAACTTCATCCCCCGAAATGATCAAATTGGTGATGTCTGCACTTAAGAAAAGTCCTTCTGAAAACAAAGCCACCTTTATCCAAATTGCAAAATTGGATGATCTGGATATCGAGTTAAGGGCTACTGCGGTACAGACGGTAGCCGTTGCAGATGTAAATTCTGCTCTAAATATTATGGAGGACTGGTTACCCAATTTGGATGTAGCCCAAAAGAAGACCGTGGTTAAAACAATAGCCACTTCAAAAGAAGGGGGTGCCCTTTTAAAACAGCTGCTGGATAAGGAGCTAATCAGTGCCAACGAATTTGATCTTTCAAGTGCAGAAAAAGTAGTCCAGTACGAACCAGAGGACGAAAAGGGAGTACAGCTTTTTGAGCAGGTCAAGAAAAGGATCGAGGAGGAAAAGAAAGGCTTGGAGTCCAGATTGGATCGATTTATGGCTATTGCGGAGAAAGGGGAGGGCAAGCCTGAAAATGGTGAAAAGCTCTTCCAGACCTGTCTCTTATGCCATAGTGTAGGAAATAAAGGATATGATTATGCACCTGCACTGGATGGTTCGGCCTTACGTGAAAATGAGGCGCTGTTGACGGCAATATTGGATCCCGATGCGGCATTGGAAAGTAGTTATGCTATATATAGGGTTACCAAGAACGATGGGAGCAATATAGAAGGATACCTAGTTAAAAAGGATGATAGGGGCACTACCATTGGATTTATGGGGGGTACTACCCAGTTTATCCAAGCCTCGGAAATTAGGTTCGAAGGTTTTATGGGAGGACGTTCCTTTATGCCCAAAGGTCTGATAGATAATTATTCGGACGAACAAGTGTCTGACCTATTGGCATTTATTAAGACTTTAAAATAG
- a CDS encoding DUF1080 domain-containing protein — protein MCKKYLIPIFAILGTLGCTAQRNSSTVSLFDGTTLKGWEVVNKDNSKYWSVVDSVITGGDGIINIPTNTYLRTTESYGDFEFRALFRLTGDHETGLMNSGIQYRSILEGNTIIGYQADIGKGYWGDIYDEHRRAKLIGGDLSTLRHLLKEDGWNSYIIRCKGNKHELYINGVKTTEYDEKDPEIPSKGVIGIQLHSGGNAKIEFKHITITKL, from the coding sequence ATGTGTAAAAAGTACCTGATACCGATTTTCGCTATTTTGGGAACCCTAGGTTGCACAGCACAGCGTAACTCTTCCACGGTCTCCCTTTTTGACGGAACAACCTTAAAGGGTTGGGAGGTCGTAAACAAAGACAACAGCAAGTATTGGTCTGTAGTGGATAGTGTCATAACTGGGGGCGATGGAATTATTAACATTCCCACCAACACATATTTGCGTACGACTGAAAGTTATGGGGATTTTGAATTCCGAGCTCTTTTTCGTTTGACCGGGGACCATGAAACTGGCCTGATGAACAGCGGGATTCAATACCGTTCTATACTAGAAGGTAATACTATCATTGGGTATCAAGCGGATATCGGTAAAGGGTATTGGGGGGATATCTATGATGAGCACCGACGCGCTAAACTTATCGGAGGGGATCTCAGTACGTTACGGCACCTTCTGAAGGAGGATGGTTGGAACAGTTACATTATAAGGTGCAAAGGAAATAAGCACGAACTGTATATCAACGGGGTAAAGACCACGGAGTATGATGAAAAGGATCCGGAAATTCCGTCGAAGGGAGTTATTGGTATTCAGTTGCACAGTGGCGGCAATGCGAAGATCGAATTTAAACATATAACCATAACCAAGCTTTAA
- a CDS encoding aminotransferase class I/II-fold pyridoxal phosphate-dependent enzyme: MRDLFDRIIENKGPLGKWASQAEGYFVFPKLEGPISNRMKFQGKDVITWSINDYLGLANLPEVKKVDGETAMEYGAAFPMGARMMSGHTEFHEQLEEELAAFVQKKSSYLLNFGYQGMVSAIDALVSKDDIIVYDVDSHACIIDGVRLHMGKRFTFKHNDMESLEKNLDRAVKMADQTGGGILVITEGVFGMRGEQGKLKEIIALKERYNFRLFVDDAHGFGTLGATGAGAGEEQGVQDGIDVYFATFAKAMAGIGAFIAADKEIIDYLKYNLRSQMFAKSLPMIYVKGALKRLDMLRTQPELKAKLWENVNALQNGLKERGFDIGTTTSCVTPVYLNGSIPEAMALVKDLRENFGIFCSIVVYPVIPKGLILLRMIPTATHTLQDVSETLEAFSVIRERLQNGTYKRLSAAVSAAMGE, translated from the coding sequence ATGAGAGATTTATTTGACAGGATTATCGAAAATAAGGGTCCATTAGGAAAATGGGCCTCGCAAGCAGAAGGATATTTTGTTTTTCCAAAATTAGAAGGTCCTATATCAAATAGGATGAAGTTCCAAGGCAAGGATGTTATCACTTGGAGTATTAATGATTATTTGGGATTAGCCAATTTGCCAGAAGTTAAAAAGGTAGATGGTGAAACAGCAATGGAATATGGAGCTGCATTCCCAATGGGAGCAAGGATGATGAGTGGACATACCGAATTCCATGAGCAATTGGAAGAGGAATTGGCAGCATTTGTTCAAAAGAAATCGTCCTATCTACTGAATTTTGGTTATCAAGGAATGGTTTCGGCCATTGATGCATTGGTATCCAAGGATGATATTATTGTTTATGACGTTGATTCCCACGCCTGTATTATTGATGGTGTTCGTTTACATATGGGCAAGCGGTTTACCTTTAAGCATAACGATATGGAAAGCTTGGAGAAAAACTTAGATCGCGCCGTAAAAATGGCAGACCAGACCGGAGGTGGAATTTTGGTAATCACGGAAGGTGTTTTTGGCATGAGGGGTGAGCAAGGGAAACTAAAAGAAATCATTGCTTTAAAGGAACGATATAATTTCAGGTTATTTGTTGATGATGCCCATGGTTTTGGAACTTTAGGTGCTACAGGAGCAGGTGCAGGGGAGGAGCAGGGCGTGCAGGACGGTATAGATGTATACTTTGCCACCTTCGCTAAAGCTATGGCTGGTATAGGAGCCTTTATAGCCGCTGATAAGGAAATTATAGATTATTTGAAATACAATCTTCGTTCACAGATGTTTGCGAAATCCTTACCCATGATCTATGTGAAAGGAGCATTGAAACGTTTGGATATGTTGCGTACTCAGCCAGAACTGAAAGCAAAACTATGGGAGAACGTAAATGCGCTTCAAAACGGACTTAAGGAAAGAGGTTTTGATATTGGCACCACAACAAGTTGTGTTACGCCTGTATATCTTAACGGAAGTATCCCTGAGGCAATGGCCTTGGTAAAGGATCTACGGGAAAACTTTGGAATATTTTGTTCTATTGTTGTTTACCCTGTTATTCCTAAAGGGTTAATACTTTTAAGAATGATTCCCACCGCAACCCATACATTACAGGATGTGTCAGAAACTTTGGAAGCATTTTCTGTAATTAGGGAACGATTGCAAAATGGAACCTATAAAAGATTGTCCGCTGCAGTTTCTGCTGCAATGGGAGAATAA
- a CDS encoding PLP-dependent cysteine synthase family protein, producing MEHKINAYNNLLELIGNTPLIKLNKIAASLTGNFYAKVEGFNPGHSSKDRIALHIIEEAERRGILKEGSTIVETTSGNTGFSIAMISIIKGYDCILAVSSKSSQDKIDMLRSMGAKVYVCPAHVSADDPRSYYEVAKRLHEETEDSIYINQYFNALNADAHYHSTGPEIWDQTNGHITHLIACSGTGGTISGTAKYLKEQNPDIRVIGVDAYGSVLKKYHETGEFDNKEIYPYRIEGLGKNLIPTATNFELIDEFVKVTDEESAHTARQIARTEGIFVGYTSGAAMQAVRQLDQLGEFDENSNVVVIFPDHGSRYMSKIYSDQWMGDQGFFDSKNIEEPQKIEFIK from the coding sequence ATGGAACATAAGATAAATGCTTATAACAACCTCCTAGAACTTATAGGAAACACCCCATTAATCAAATTAAATAAAATTGCAGCATCCTTGACCGGCAATTTTTACGCCAAGGTAGAAGGCTTTAATCCAGGACATTCCTCAAAAGATCGTATTGCACTTCATATTATTGAAGAGGCGGAGCGTAGGGGAATATTAAAGGAAGGAAGCACTATTGTAGAGACCACTTCGGGAAATACGGGTTTTAGTATTGCTATGATCAGTATTATTAAGGGATACGACTGTATTTTGGCAGTTAGTTCTAAATCTTCCCAAGACAAAATAGATATGTTGAGGTCTATGGGAGCTAAGGTCTATGTGTGTCCTGCACACGTTAGTGCAGATGACCCAAGGTCTTATTACGAGGTAGCAAAGAGATTACACGAGGAAACGGAAGATAGTATCTATATCAACCAATATTTTAACGCTCTGAATGCTGATGCCCATTACCACAGTACTGGACCGGAAATTTGGGATCAGACTAACGGACATATTACCCATCTAATTGCCTGTAGTGGAACGGGAGGTACCATTTCTGGAACTGCCAAATACCTTAAAGAACAAAATCCGGATATCCGTGTTATTGGAGTGGATGCCTATGGTTCTGTCTTAAAAAAATATCACGAAACTGGTGAGTTTGACAATAAGGAAATATATCCCTACCGAATTGAAGGTTTGGGGAAAAATTTAATTCCTACAGCGACCAATTTTGAACTTATAGATGAATTTGTAAAAGTAACTGACGAGGAAAGTGCTCATACTGCCCGTCAGATTGCCAGAACTGAAGGAATTTTCGTTGGCTATACCAGTGGTGCCGCGATGCAAGCAGTTAGGCAATTGGACCAGTTAGGAGAATTTGATGAAAACAGTAATGTAGTTGTGATTTTTCCAGATCATGGCTCCAGATATATGAGTAAAATATACAGCGACCAGTGGATGGGCGACCAGGGCTTTTTTGATAGCAAAAACATTGAAGAACCACAGAAAATAGAATTTATAAAATAA
- a CDS encoding S9 family peptidase, giving the protein MQQQLLPPSLKKVAKELTKHGDTRVDPYYWLNDREDPEVIAYLEQENAYYESLTEHTNELKEQLFQEMKSRIKEDDSSVPYKYNGFWYSTRFEIGKEYPIFTRRYQLEDAPEEIMVDCNDMAKGYDYFNLGGLSVSPNNKLAVFGIDTVSRRQYTLGFKNLETGDLFPDKIENTTGGAVWANDNKTIFYTQKDPVTLRSNNIYKHVLGTPTEEDELVFHEDDDTFTTFVYKTKSRKFIVIGSASTMTSEYQILNADTPAGNFNMFSKRVRGLEYSLAHYGSDFYILTNKDGATNFKVMKTSEERTEAHHWLDFIPHREAVLMEDIEIFNDYYVLSERENGLNLIKIVRWDGTESYYLPFNDETYTAYAGTNPDFDTEILRYGYNSMTTPSSVIDFNMRTKESEVKKEQEVLGGNFQKENYISERVWATAADGVKVPISLVYHKDTKLDGTSPLLQYAYGAYGYTIDPYFSTVRLSLLDRGFIYAISHIRGGEYLGRKWYEDGRLLQKKNTFTDFVDCSRFLIEKKYTSPSHLYAMGGSAGGLLMGAIVNLAPEIYHGIISAVPFVDVLTTMLDDSIPLTTGEYDEWGNPNEKEYYDYIKSYSPYDNVVAQEYPNILVTTGLHDSQVQYFEPAKWVAKIREYKKDENLLLFNINMDAGHGGASGRFESLREVAKEYAFLLDLEQ; this is encoded by the coding sequence ATGCAACAACAATTACTCCCTCCGAGCCTGAAAAAAGTAGCCAAAGAACTCACAAAACATGGAGACACAAGAGTAGATCCATACTATTGGTTAAACGATAGGGAAGATCCGGAAGTCATTGCGTATTTGGAACAGGAAAATGCTTATTACGAGTCGCTCACCGAGCATACCAACGAATTAAAGGAACAATTGTTCCAGGAAATGAAATCGAGGATCAAGGAGGACGACTCCTCAGTGCCATATAAGTACAATGGATTTTGGTATTCCACCCGTTTTGAGATAGGGAAGGAATATCCCATTTTCACCAGAAGGTATCAATTGGAAGATGCCCCGGAAGAAATAATGGTCGATTGTAATGATATGGCCAAAGGATACGATTATTTTAATTTAGGCGGATTATCTGTCAGTCCAAATAATAAATTGGCGGTCTTTGGGATAGATACGGTTTCTAGAAGACAGTATACCCTAGGCTTTAAGAATTTGGAGACGGGTGATCTATTTCCCGATAAAATAGAAAATACTACTGGAGGTGCGGTATGGGCAAATGATAATAAAACTATCTTTTATACCCAAAAGGATCCGGTGACGCTACGGTCTAACAACATCTATAAACATGTATTGGGTACTCCAACGGAAGAGGACGAACTGGTCTTTCATGAGGATGATGATACCTTTACCACCTTTGTTTACAAAACAAAATCCCGAAAATTTATTGTTATTGGTTCGGCAAGTACCATGACTTCGGAATACCAGATATTAAATGCGGATACTCCTGCCGGAAATTTTAATATGTTTTCCAAAAGAGTACGGGGGTTAGAATATTCCCTTGCACACTATGGTAGCGACTTTTATATTCTTACCAATAAGGATGGGGCTACTAATTTTAAGGTGATGAAAACTTCGGAAGAACGGACGGAGGCCCATCATTGGCTAGATTTCATTCCTCATAGAGAGGCGGTGCTAATGGAGGACATAGAAATATTTAACGATTACTACGTACTCTCTGAACGGGAAAACGGTTTAAACCTTATAAAAATAGTGCGATGGGATGGCACTGAAAGTTATTATTTGCCGTTTAATGACGAAACGTATACCGCTTATGCAGGGACCAATCCGGATTTTGATACGGAAATACTTAGGTATGGCTATAATTCCATGACTACACCTAGTTCTGTCATAGATTTTAATATGCGGACCAAGGAAAGTGAGGTTAAAAAAGAACAAGAAGTGTTGGGGGGCAACTTCCAAAAGGAAAACTATATCTCCGAAAGGGTGTGGGCAACTGCAGCAGATGGAGTAAAAGTGCCTATTTCACTGGTATATCATAAGGATACCAAGTTAGACGGAACTAGTCCGTTATTGCAATATGCCTATGGGGCATATGGGTACACCATAGATCCCTATTTCTCAACGGTACGGTTAAGTCTATTGGACAGAGGGTTTATTTATGCCATTTCCCATATAAGGGGAGGGGAGTATCTAGGTAGGAAATGGTACGAAGATGGTCGTCTCCTGCAAAAAAAGAACACGTTTACCGATTTTGTAGATTGTTCTAGATTTCTAATCGAAAAAAAATATACAAGCCCATCCCATCTATATGCTATGGGTGGTTCTGCAGGGGGACTTTTAATGGGGGCAATAGTAAATTTGGCTCCTGAAATTTATCATGGAATTATTTCCGCGGTACCCTTTGTTGATGTATTAACGACCATGCTGGACGATTCTATTCCGTTGACTACGGGAGAGTACGATGAATGGGGAAATCCCAATGAAAAGGAATATTATGATTATATAAAGAGTTATTCCCCTTATGACAATGTTGTTGCGCAGGAGTATCCCAATATATTGGTTACCACTGGGTTACACGATTCTCAAGTGCAATATTTTGAACCTGCGAAATGGGTAGCAAAAATTAGGGAATATAAAAAGGATGAAAATTTATTACTTTTTAACATTAATATGGATGCGGGTCATGGTGGGGCTTCCGGGCGATTTGAATCCCTAAGGGAGGTGGCAAAAGAATATGCATTTTTATTAGATTTGGAGCAATAA
- a CDS encoding YbaB/EbfC family nucleoid-associated protein, whose amino-acid sequence MFGDMMGMLGKLKETQEKVQRTKERLNTVIIDEQSPDGLLKVSITANRTIKSISVDDSLLADKEQLEDYLILTLNKAIEKATTINENELAAVAKEGMPNIPGMDSFLK is encoded by the coding sequence ATGTTTGGAGATATGATGGGTATGTTGGGGAAATTGAAAGAAACCCAAGAAAAAGTACAACGCACTAAAGAGCGACTCAACACGGTGATTATAGACGAACAATCACCAGACGGCTTATTAAAGGTAAGTATAACAGCCAATAGGACTATAAAATCCATTTCAGTGGATGATAGCCTGTTAGCGGATAAGGAACAATTGGAAGATTATTTGATCCTTACCTTAAATAAGGCCATAGAAAAAGCCACCACTATCAATGAAAACGAATTGGCTGCAGTGGCCAAAGAAGGAATGCCCAATATTCCGGGTATGGATTCGTTCTTAAAATAG
- a CDS encoding thioredoxin family protein: MKYFIYLFLLPIFLSAQDNNTTIAQKWYTNYEDAQNAAQKSNSEILMYFTGSDWCAPCKVLKKNVLDTQHFTDITKNYVLLYVDLPRKKEKISAEEMQQNKELLAQWNKKGLFPFMKIISPDGKGLSSISGYMGQGDMERYMNFLRQDR; encoded by the coding sequence ATGAAGTATTTTATTTATTTGTTTTTACTACCAATATTTCTAAGTGCACAGGACAATAATACTACTATAGCTCAGAAATGGTATACCAATTATGAGGATGCTCAAAATGCAGCCCAGAAAAGCAATTCTGAAATCCTGATGTATTTCACCGGAAGTGATTGGTGCGCCCCATGTAAAGTGCTTAAAAAGAATGTTTTAGATACTCAGCACTTTACCGATATCACCAAGAATTATGTGCTTCTCTATGTAGATCTTCCTCGGAAAAAGGAAAAGATTAGCGCGGAGGAAATGCAACAGAACAAGGAATTGTTGGCACAATGGAACAAGAAAGGATTATTTCCTTTTATGAAAATTATTAGTCCAGATGGCAAAGGTTTATCCAGCATATCTGGCTATATGGGCCAAGGAGATATGGAACGATATATGAATTTTTTACGTCAGGATCGGTAA
- a CDS encoding YegP family protein, with amino-acid sequence MIRIKQELDHTFSFTLQSESGHNLLQSVPFSDKQKLEWTIATLKELILRHSSFERKTNYNGKFFFLLKDSDGKLIGNSMFYSSEAGMENGIKNIKTSITLLPDTIDL; translated from the coding sequence ATGATACGGATAAAACAAGAATTAGACCACACCTTTTCCTTTACTTTACAATCAGAAAGCGGACATAATCTATTACAGAGTGTCCCCTTTAGCGACAAGCAAAAATTAGAGTGGACCATAGCAACACTTAAAGAATTGATCTTACGCCATTCCTCGTTTGAACGCAAGACCAATTACAACGGAAAGTTTTTTTTTCTATTGAAGGATAGCGATGGAAAGCTAATTGGCAATTCTATGTTCTATAGCTCAGAGGCAGGAATGGAAAACGGCATCAAAAATATTAAGACCAGCATTACCCTTTTGCCCGATACCATCGACCTATAA
- a CDS encoding low specificity L-threonine aldolase, giving the protein MKINLISDTVTKPSVGMLKAMMSAEVGDDVFKEDPTVNRLEEKVAALFEMEAALFFPSGTMANQTAIKLHTQPGEQLICDKYAHIYNYEGGGVSFNSGVSCKLVDGDRGMMTAAQVKEAINPPDFYHSPLTTLVSIENTTNKGGGACWDLEELKSIRKVCDQNSLKYHLDGARLWNALIAKKEVPQQYGKLFHTISVCLSKGLGCPVGSVLVGDKETIKRALRIRKVFGGGMRQAGFLAAAGIYALDNHRERLEEDHYKAKEISTLLKSLPYIKSVAPTETNIIIFELDEQQRSVEDFLESMKQQDIHIIGMGQGKLRIVTHMDYTDGMHKSFLKTLARL; this is encoded by the coding sequence ATGAAAATCAATCTAATTAGCGATACTGTTACCAAACCAAGCGTTGGTATGCTAAAGGCGATGATGTCTGCAGAAGTGGGTGATGACGTTTTTAAGGAAGATCCCACCGTAAACCGGTTAGAGGAAAAAGTGGCCGCACTTTTTGAGATGGAGGCAGCGCTGTTCTTTCCAAGTGGTACTATGGCCAACCAGACCGCAATTAAGTTACATACCCAACCTGGAGAGCAATTGATCTGTGATAAATACGCGCACATTTATAATTATGAAGGGGGAGGAGTTAGTTTTAATAGTGGAGTTTCCTGTAAGTTGGTAGATGGTGATAGGGGGATGATGACTGCGGCCCAGGTAAAAGAGGCCATTAATCCACCTGATTTTTACCACAGTCCACTAACTACGCTTGTTTCCATAGAAAATACGACCAATAAAGGCGGTGGTGCCTGTTGGGATTTGGAGGAGCTAAAATCCATTCGCAAGGTATGCGATCAGAATTCCTTAAAATACCATTTGGATGGTGCAAGGTTGTGGAACGCCCTAATAGCCAAGAAGGAAGTACCCCAGCAATATGGTAAATTGTTCCATACCATAAGTGTTTGTCTTAGTAAGGGGCTTGGTTGTCCCGTAGGCTCCGTTTTAGTGGGCGATAAGGAGACGATAAAAAGGGCGTTAAGAATAAGAAAGGTTTTCGGAGGCGGTATGAGACAGGCGGGCTTTTTGGCAGCGGCTGGAATATATGCCTTGGACAATCATAGGGAGCGATTGGAAGAAGATCATTACAAGGCCAAGGAAATAAGTACATTGCTCAAATCCCTGCCATATATTAAATCGGTTGCACCTACGGAAACCAATATTATTATCTTTGAATTGGATGAGCAACAAAGGAGTGTGGAAGACTTTCTTGAAAGTATGAAGCAACAGGACATTCATATAATTGGTATGGGGCAAGGAAAACTGCGAATTGTGACCCATATGGATTATACGGACGGGATGCACAAGTCGTTTTTGAAGACCCTAGCACGATTATAG